The Acetivibrio cellulolyticus CD2 genome segment TTGATTATACATATGATATTTTAGAAAGACAAATACAAGGACTTAGGGTAAGATATCCATTTATCGAAGTCGGCTCTGCTGGCAACAGTGTTATGGGCAAAATGTTATATACTATAAGACTAGGAAGAGGTTCCAATCAGGTTTCCTATAATGCCTCCCACCATGGAAACGAGTGGATTACTACACCGTTATTAATGAAATTTATCGAAAACTTTGCAAAGGCATATTCAGGTGGCAGAACTCTAGGAGGCTATAGCACCACCAATATTTGGAACCGCAGCAGTATATATATTGTCCCGATGGTTAACCCTGACGGAGTTGACCTTGTAAACTATTGGCCAAATTATTCAAATTCCACTTATATTCAGGCATCCCGCCTGAATACCACAGGACTGCCTTTACCAAGAGTATGGAAGGCAAATATACGTGGAACTGACCTGAATTTAAACTATCCTGCAGGTTGGGAAAACGAACATGAACTTGAGCTTCAACAAGGAATTACCGGTCCAGCTCCAAGAGACTATGGCGGACCTTTTCCGCTGTCCGAACCTGAATCTGCTGGCATGGTCAGCTTCACCAGACAACATAACTTTAGACTGGTTATAGCATACCATACGCAGGGTGAGGTTATATATTACCAATATGATAATCTTATGCCTCCCGAATCACTAAGAATTGCCCAACTGTTTTCAAGGGTAAGCGGTTATGCTATTTCACAAAACCCTGGTGAAGCATCTTATGCAGGATACAAAGACTGGTTTATACAGGATTTCAGGCGTCCCGGTTTTACTATCGAGGTTGGAAAAGGTGTAAATCCTTTACCAATAACCCAATTTCCTAAAATATATCAGCAAAATGAAGAAATTCTATTACTTGGCGCTCTGGTTTAATTCTCCGTTAATAAAATCTTTACATCATTTAGACCCTCCCAATTTTAGGATATTTGCTTCGCAAATTCCTCAAATAAAAAACCAACCATCATTTTCTGAGGTTGGTTTTTTATTTATTTGCCAAGTACTCTTATATAGTTTACATATGAATCAAAGGTAAGCGGACCAGCAGTTTTATGAATACTTACAGCACTCATATCCGCTCCTACTACCATTGCTGTCAATGGGAAATCGTCATGAAATGACATATGAGCCCCATGCGCTTCATCAACTAAAACAGCCATCCATTAAAATACCTGAACCATATTTTTATTTAAAGTAATTTACACCTGCTTCAAAAAGCTTCTGATCCTTCTCTCCTGGAACATTTTTAACTACATTGGTTCCAATTCTCTCGGAGTGCCCCATCTTCCCAAGAACTCTTCCATCAGGACTTGTTATTCCCTCTATTGCTTCAAAAGAACCGTTAGGATTAAACCGTATGTCATAACTCGAATTACCATCAAGATCTACATACTGTGTCGCTATTTGGCCATTCTTTTCTAAAGCTTTAAGCACCTCTTCACTTGCCACGAATCTTCCTTCACCATGTGACACTGCTATAGAGTGAATGTCACCAACTTTAAGGTTGCTAAACCATGGGGACAGTGTAGATGATACTCTAGTATTTACCATACAGGAAACGTGGCGTCCGATTGTATTAAAGGTCAATGTAGGGCTTTCATCAGTCAGATCCCTTATTTCGCCATAAGGAACCAACCCCAGCTTGATAAGAGCTTGGAATCCGTTACATATACCAAGCATTAACCCATCTCTTTCTTTTAACAAACGCATAACCGCATCCTTAACCTTAGGATTTCTAAATGCTGTAGCGATGAACTTACCTGAACCATCAGGTTCGTCTCCTCCGCTGAAACCTCCGGGGATCATTATGATTTGGGAATTATCAATCGTCTTAGCCATTAAATCCACGGATTTATCTATTTCAGAAGATGA includes the following:
- a CDS encoding orn/lys/arg decarboxylase major region; this encodes MAVLVDEAHGAHMSFHDDFPLTAMVVGADMSAVSIHKTAGPLTFDSYVNYIRVLGK
- a CDS encoding M14 family metallopeptidase; translated protein: METLTLGSTGPNVKLIQSLLNRIGYNAGPVDGKLGLQTQQAIKAFQRNYGLVPDGVVGPATWRIFERFLLGYDIYTIQPGDTLNNIARKYYTTLNAILTANPGINPNALTIGQRITVPYGIDIVYTDIDYTYDILERQIQGLRVRYPFIEVGSAGNSVMGKMLYTIRLGRGSNQVSYNASHHGNEWITTPLLMKFIENFAKAYSGGRTLGGYSTTNIWNRSSIYIVPMVNPDGVDLVNYWPNYSNSTYIQASRLNTTGLPLPRVWKANIRGTDLNLNYPAGWENEHELELQQGITGPAPRDYGGPFPLSEPESAGMVSFTRQHNFRLVIAYHTQGEVIYYQYDNLMPPESLRIAQLFSRVSGYAISQNPGEASYAGYKDWFIQDFRRPGFTIEVGKGVNPLPITQFPKIYQQNEEILLLGALV